The Candidatus Poribacteria bacterium genome includes a region encoding these proteins:
- the aroF gene encoding 3-deoxy-7-phosphoheptulonate synthase, with product MVIVTKTDATQADIDAVVKRIEGVGLKAQVSTGERHTVIGVIGDKTLLGDIPIESMSGVERTMPITAPFKLASREFRDEPTVIAVNDTKIGGRQVPVIAGPCAVESTEQIVTIARFVEKAGASFIRGGAFKPRTGPYSFQGYGESALKMLEAAKTETGLGIVTEVMTPHEVELVGEYTDMFQLGTRNMTNFYLLREVGRAQKPVILKRGMSATIEEWLLAAEYILAEGNPDVILCERGIRTFETHTRNTLDLNAVPVIHELSHLPIIVDPSHGTGIRSLVCDMTKASVAAGADGLLLEVHHDPDHSMTGDGAQSLFPDQFETLMQELKQIAIAVGREM from the coding sequence ATGGTAATCGTTACCAAGACTGATGCGACACAAGCAGATATCGATGCTGTTGTCAAACGGATCGAAGGTGTGGGATTGAAAGCCCAAGTCTCGACTGGCGAGCGACACACTGTCATCGGTGTCATAGGAGATAAAACGTTGCTTGGTGATATTCCGATAGAGTCAATGTCCGGCGTTGAACGGACAATGCCGATTACAGCACCGTTCAAGTTAGCAAGCCGTGAGTTTCGGGATGAACCCACGGTTATTGCGGTGAACGACACAAAGATTGGTGGACGGCAGGTGCCGGTTATCGCCGGTCCGTGCGCAGTAGAAAGCACGGAACAGATCGTGACCATTGCACGGTTTGTTGAAAAAGCAGGTGCGAGTTTCATCAGAGGCGGTGCCTTTAAGCCGAGAACGGGACCCTATAGTTTCCAAGGTTACGGTGAAAGCGCTCTCAAAATGCTGGAAGCGGCGAAAACTGAAACCGGACTTGGCATCGTCACAGAGGTCATGACACCGCATGAAGTGGAACTGGTCGGTGAATATACAGACATGTTCCAACTCGGTACCCGGAACATGACAAATTTCTATCTATTGCGCGAAGTCGGACGCGCACAGAAGCCAGTAATTCTCAAACGCGGAATGTCCGCGACGATTGAGGAGTGGCTCCTCGCCGCCGAGTATATCCTCGCGGAAGGGAACCCGGATGTAATTCTATGTGAGCGCGGCATTCGGACTTTTGAAACGCATACGCGTAACACACTCGACTTGAACGCGGTCCCCGTTATTCACGAACTGAGCCATCTACCAATTATTGTTGATCCGAGCCACGGCACAGGTATCCGGAGTCTCGTTTGTGATATGACGAAGGCATCTGTGGCTGCAGGGGCAGATGGGTTGTTACTTGAGGTGCATCACGATCCAGATCATTCGATGACAGGAGACGGAGCGCAATCGCTCTTCCCAGATCAATTTGAGACATTGATGCAGGAATTGAAACAGATTGCTATCGCTGTTGGTCGTGAAATGTAA